The sequence CTGTTGCCAGCATCAACAACCCCTCCACCCTCGTCGCCGAGGTCGTGATCCCTGATTTCCACGACGAGATGCTGGCCAATCTCGAAGCGGCAACCGAGTTTTCGATCCGCATCACCGGCGGCAGGGGCTAGCCGGATGGAACTCGGCCGTGTCACCGGCACCGTCGTCGCGACCACGATCTACGAAGGGCTCGAAGGCGCACGTCTACTGATCGTGCAACCGCTCGACCGCACGCTGAAACCTCGCGGGCGTCCGGTGGTGGCCGCAGACGGCGTGGCCATGGCTGCCCCCGGAGACCTGGTCGCAGTGGTCGCAAGCCGCGAGGCCTCGCTCGCCCTGCCGCCGCCACCGGGACCCGTCGACCACGCCATCGTCGGCATTGTCGACGCGGTCGAGGAGTGGTCACGGTGAAGATCGGACGCGTTGCCGGCACCATTGTGTCCACCATCTGCGTGCCGGTGTTCGAGAATCGAAAGCTGCTCCTGGTCGACCTCCTCGACACCGACGGCAAGGCCACCGGCACTGATCTCATTGCGGTGGACGTGGTCGGGGCTGGCGCGGGCGAAACCGTGCTCGTGTTGGACGAGGGCAACGGCGCCCGACAGGTTCTCGAAGCCCCGGATGCTCCGGTTCGCGCGGTCGTCGTCGGCGTGATCGACGAATTGATGATCGGCGAATAGCTCCACATGTGCCGCCCAATGATTGGGCCACGACGCTGACGTCATAGAGAACCCGCAGCGGTTTGAACGAGTGTTTCCCTGCCTTATCAGGAAGCGCGGCCGATTTTTCCAGACGTCGTCTGAGCCAAAGAACCGATAGCTTCCGATAACAAAAGAATTCCTCGGTGTTTTTGCCGTCTTGGTGGTGAAACAAGGGCGGGCGGGAGACGTATGGCGACGATTTGGTGGAGAGAAATCACGGCGCACAAAGGGCGTCCGCACCTCTTAACTCTCAATTCTCAACTCTGAACTGCGGAGCTAGAACCTCACCCGTAGGAAGACCGAAAAATCGTTGATGTCCAGATCGATCCGGGCGTCGAGAATGTCCATCTCCTCGGTGGCGATGGCGGCCCAGTCCACACCGGCCTGGGCGATGTTGATGGAAGCGCCGAAGCCCCACCGCTTGTCCGTCAGGTACTCGATCTGCGCCCGGCCGATCCACTGGCCACCCTCGACGTCCCCGATGTTGACGTAGAGCCAGCCGAAGCCGGTGGTGAAGCGCCAGCTGTCCGAGAAGAGCCGCCGATACTCGAAGTAGATGTACGGCAGGGGGGCGGAACCCTTGACATCACCACTTCCCTCGACGACGTCGTCTTCTCCCTCGCCGCGATAGGCCAACGTCGCCTGAATATCCATCCATCGGAAACCGAGACCGAAGCCGGCCCCCCAGCGGTCCTTGACCCACGGGTAGTAGGCGTAGTCGATAAAGGCCTGAGTGATGTCGAAACCGAGCGTGATGTCGGCATCGATGGGGATGATCTCGTCGCCCCACTGGATCTCGGTCAGGGCCTGCGACGAAGAGTCTCGATTGATGTTCTGCCAGCGCACGCCGAGCTTGTGCTTCTTGGCGATTTGCCACTGGAGGCTCAGGCTCGGGATGACCTGGTTCTTGTCGAGATCGAGGTCGTCCTCGAAGCTCAGGGTCGTGCCCCTGCCGAGGACTTCCGAGTCGAGCCGGATGTCGGTCGTGAGCCCAACCCAGCTTGCTTCGAGCTTGAAGTTGAACTTGTCGAAGAGCGGCTCGAAGTCGCGCTGGGCCTCGGCCGGCACAGCCGACATCACGGCCAACACTCCAGCAAAGATCACCATCGTGAACGCGCGCCGCCCCGGAATCTCGGACATGAGATACCTCCCTGGTGATCGCCCTTCACGCATCATAGCCTTTTCGTACCGCGCGCACCACGCACTTGCTGCAAACATGATTCGCGTTATCGGCTGTACGAACCAGACCCCGGAGACCACGCAATTGTATCGATGCACTTCATTCCCCGAGCCCCCGGTTGTCATATATCCTAGCGAGGGTTCGACCGATTTCGAGCCGCAGCCACGGTGGGATGGAAAACACCGTAAGGAGGCACCGGAATGCAGCTCACCGAAAGTTCTTTGCTGAGGTCGCTCGCCTGGATTGGCGGGCAATGGATCGGCGCCGACAGCGGCGAGGTCTTCACCGTCACCAACCCGGCGACCGGCGAAACCATTGCCGAGGTTGCGAGGTGTGGCGGCGAAGAAACCCACCGGGCTGTCGAGGCGGCCGAGAGAGCGCAGATCGAGTGGCGCGAGAAAACCGCTAGTGAAAGATCGGTCCTGATGCGGCGCTGGTTCGATCTGATGATGGAGCACCAGGAGGATCTCGCCCAGATCCTCACCGCCGAGCAGGGAAAACCGCTCGCCGAGGCGCGAGGTGAGATTGCCTACGGCGCGAGCTACATCGAATGGTTCGCCGAGGAGGCCAAGCGGGTCTACGGCGACGTCATCCCGCCGCCGGCCACCGACCGGCGCATCGTGGTCATCAAGCAGCCGGTCGGTGTCGTCGCCTGCATCACGCCGTGGAACTTCCCCAACGCGATGCTCGCGCGCAAGGTCGCAGCTGCCCTGGCGGCGGGGTGCACCACCGTCTGCAAGCCGGCGACCGCGACACCTCTCTCCGCCCTCGCGATGGCCGAGCTCGCCCATCGCGCCGGCATCCCGGCCGGAGTGATCAATGTGCTGGCAGGTCGAACAGGGCCGATCGGTGAAGAGCTCACCTCCAACCCTACCGTGCGCAAGCTGACGTTCACCGGCTCGACCGAGGTCGGCAAGAAGCTCGTGGCCGACTGTTCCCGGACGATGAAGCGCACATCAATGGAGCTTGGCGGCAACGCGCCCTTCATAGTCTTCGACGACGCGGATCTCGACAACGCGATTCGGGGAACCCTCGCCTCCAAGTACCGCAACGCCGGCCAGACCTGCGTCTGCGCCAACCGGATCCTGGTCCAGGAGAGCGTCATGGAGGCGTACTCCGAGAAGCTCGCCGAAGCGGTGGGTCAGTTCAAGCTCGGCGACGGCGCCGAGGAAGGCGTGACCATGGGCCCCTTGATCGACGATGCCGCCGCGGACGCCGTCTGCGCGATGATCGACGACGCAGTCGAAAAGGGTGCGGAGGTCCTCCTCGGCGGCGGCCGATCGGAGCTCGGCGGTAGCTTCGTCGAGCCCACCATTCTCTCTGGCGTCACCAGCGATATGCGGGTCTTCCAGGAGGAGATCTTCGGGCCGGTCTCTCCTCTCGTCAGCTTCAGCAGCGAGGAGGAGGCGATCGCCATCGCCAACGACACCGAGTTCGGGCTCGCGGCCTACTTCTGCGCGCGCGACGTGGGACGCATCTGGCGGGTGTCGGAAGGGCTCGAGTACGGCATCATCGGCATCAACGAAGGCGTCATCTCCAACCCCATGGCGCCGTTCGGCGGCATCAAGGAGTCGGGCAACGGCCGCGAGGGCTCCAAGTACGGCCTCGACGACTACCTCGAGATCAAGTACCTGTGCATCGGCGGGATTGACGCCTAGGATGCTCCTGCAGGGATCCGAGACGTCCAGCCTGCGGGGCCTCGGGATCCCTGGTCACCCGGTTTTGCATCGAGCGGAACCGAGTCTGCGCCAGCTCATACTCAATAAAACATCCAGCCGAAGTCCAGGGTGATCACGTCAAACCGCGGCGTGCCGCTGGTGCCGTCGAAATCCATCCACTGGCTGGTGTAACCGAGCTGCAGGTACGACTGGTCGCTGTTGAACGTGTACCGGAAACCCACCAACGCCTGGTAGGAAAACGCGTCGATCGTCTCAGTCGGGTAGTTCGTGGAGCACACATAACCCCACCAAGGATCCCACCAGCACCAGGTGTAGGGCGGACCGTTCGGAACCCGGGTGTCGATCCACGTCCAGCCGATGCCGGCACCGACGTAAGGGGAGAGCTGAGCATCAGAGAGGTAGTACACCAGGTTGGCCGACAGAGCGAACGAGTCGTACTTGCCAGAGATGTCGACCGGGAGGCCGTCCTCATCCATCGCCGTGGCGTCGTAGCCGATGCCGGCCCACTGTAAGCCGAACCTCGTTGCAAGGCGATCGCTGAAGTTGAAGGCGCCGCCGATAGCAAGACCAAAATCGTCGTCGGTTTCGAGGCTCGAAAGACCCTGGCTATCGATCGAGGTGCCGAGCTGGTAGATCGTTCCCAGCGAAAACTCCCACCTTCCCTCGCGATCCTGGGCTTCGGCCGAGGCGGCGCCGAACAAGAACACTGCCGTAAGGGAAGCCACGGTTAACATCTTTCTCGTCCAGAGCAAGTACGCACTATTCATTGTTTCCTCCTGATCACCGAATTTCCCAAAAAGTCTCCACTGACGGAAGTGGGGCAAGACAACACTTCGAGATGCCGCGAATGGTCAGTCGAGATCCGATGCTTTCCGAACACATACGCCCTCGCGCCGGACTCTGTTTCAGCCGATGCGCGGAGGGTTCAACTCGGGGTCAACACATTTTCATTCCCTGCCCGAGCGAAGACGAGGTGCCGGATAGGACTGTCGGAGCCCGCTATACTCCCTTCGGCATGATCGAGAACCCACGTTACGAGATTTTCGGTCCTGGCGAACCGCTCTTCAGGGTTGGGCGCCCAGATGACCTCGGGACCGGGCACCGTGCCGTCGGGACGGACTGATGCCCTCTCGAGCTCCAATTCGTCGCAAGCTTTTTCTGCTCATCCTCGCGGTGACCATCCCCGCAGTGACATTTGTCGGGGTTGTCAGCTTCGTCCGAGGACGTACAGTGGCAAGAAATGCGACGCTCGACCATCTGACTTCGGTCCGGGCCTCGAGGGCCGACCAACTCGAGGTCACGTTCCGGCAGCTCCGTGTCGAAACAGACGCCATCTCCCGCAGTCGGATGATCGTCAGAGCGATGCGCCGGTTCGGCGCCGCCTACAACGCCCTCGGAGCATCGGCCCCGACCGATGAGCAACGCGATAACGTGGTCCGCTTCTACAACGATCACTACCTTCCTGCCCTTGGCGGTCGGTCGAGTGGGGCGACGACCCTTGACGAACTGCTGCCTTCCCGCGTTGAAGCAATCCACCTGCAGTCCTTCTACATCGCGGGCAACCCGTACCCGCGCGATGAATGGGACCTGCTGGTCGACGCCGACGATCCCAGCGCTTATGGCAGGGTCCACCGCGAGCTCCACCCCGACCTGAGGGAGTTCACCAGCCAGTTCAGGTACCACGACATGCTGCTGATCGACCTCGAAGGCAACGTCGTGTACACGGTGAACAAGGAGCCGGTTCTGGCGACGAGTCTCGTGCAGGGGCCCTACCGGAATTCGAACCTGGCAACCGCTTACCGCGCGGCGGTCGAGGCGCCTCTGAATCACCGCGTATGCCTGGTGGACTTTGCCTTCTACCGCCCGTCTCTGAACACTCCAATGGCGTTCATCGGAGCACCGGTTTTCGACGGCGACCAGCGAATCGGCGTCCTGGTACTCCAGCTGACCGGCGCTCAACTCGACGGGATCATGACGGGCCGGGGCCACTGGCGCGACCACGGCCTCGGCGAAACCGGAGAGGCGTACATCGTCGGCAGCGATCATCTCCTCCGGTCGGACTCGCGATTCTTCCTCGAAAACCCCGATGGATTCGTCGATGGAGGTGGAGCCGCCCAATTCTCGCAAGAGCTCCGGCGGCGAATTGTCACCTGCGGGACCACCATTCTCCTGCTGAAAGTCAGCACTCCACAGGTGGAGGCGGCATTCGAAGGAAAGACCGGCACCACGGTCGCGACCAATTACCGGGGCGAGGAGGTCCTGGCATCGTACGAACCGCTGACCATCGAGGGCCTTGACTGGGTCGTCGTGGCCGAGATGGACACCGCAGAGGCCTTCGTTCCTGTTCGCCGGTTCGTCCGCCGGATGGCCGAAGCGTCTGCCGTTCTCGCCCTGTTCATTCTCGGCATCTCGTGGTTCGCAGCCAAACGCTTCGTCGAGCCCATCATCGAGCTCGACAACGCGTCGAGACGATTTGCCGAAGGCGACGAGGACATCCGATTGACGATTCGCAGCGAGGACGAGCTCGGACGGCTCACGGCATCCTTCAACGAAATGATCGCCGCCATTCGGCAGCAGAAGGACGAGCTGAGGCGAAATTACGACGAGATCAAACGCCAGCGCGAAGAGCTGGCAGTGGCCAAGGAGGCGACGGAGGCCGCCAATCGCAAGATGAAGGGAGATCTCGAGGCGGCGGCGAGGATCCAGGCCACCCTCCTGCCCGATGAGGCGGTGGAGATAGAGGGCGCGCGTTTCGCCTGGCGCTACGTGCCCTGCGACGAGCTCGCCGGCGACACCCTCGGCATCGTGCCCTTCGACGAATCCAGGGTCGGGATCTACGTGGTCGACGTCAGCGGCCACGGTGTCCCGTCGTCACTGCTCTCGGTATCAGTCAGCCGGCTGCTGTCGAAGGACCCTGCATCGTCGGTGCTGTGGCGGACCGATCCGGCGTCCGAAGAGCGGCGGATTGCCACACCGGCGGAGGTCCTACGGGTCCTTTCCCGGCGCTTTCCCTATGACACGCGTACCAACCAATACTTCACCATGGTCTACGGAGTGCTCGATCTGAATCGCCGCGAGCTCTGCTACGCGTCAGCCGGACACGAGCCGTTGATCGTGGTCGGACCGAACCGGGAGCCGGAGATGGGGTCGAGCACCGGACCGCCGGTCGCGCTGATCCCCGAGATCATCAAACCCAGTGTCTACGAGGAGCGGAGCATCAGCCTCACACGCGGCGATCGCATCTATCTCTACTCGGACGGCATTCCCGAGGCAGCGGCCGCCGACGGCGAGCAGTTCGGCGGGCAGCGGTTGAGCGAGCGGCTCCGCGAACTCTTCGGGAACGACCTCGACGACGGGCTGCCGACCCTCCTCGACGCTGTGCGAGCCTGGCAGGAGGGGCCGTCCTTCGCCGACGATGTGTCAGTCCTTGCAGTGGAGCTCGTTGAGTAAAGGCTCGGAAGCCTTTATCACCGTGCAAGCAAAAAACGCCCGGCCGCAGGCCGCAGCCACGGTCGGGCGTTTCTCTTTCTATTCTGGATTTGGATGCTACGGCCCTAACACAATGGTTGTCGCATAAACTGGGGGCGGGTCACCACGACCGGTGGATTCAGCCAAGGCTTCCAGGATGGCGGGTTGTGCGGACTGGAGTTCTGTTACCGTAAGTGAGACTACCAAGTGGCCGGGAGGGCTGATCTTGAGGCGAATCGCATGTCTGGCTTTGGTCACCGTGACTTTGGGGACCGCACCTGCGGCGGCACAGGGAATGTCCGATTCACTCTTCGACACTTTCAACATCAAGCTCGAGGGAAGTTGGGTCCGCTCCGCGACCACGATCCGGCTCGACTCTGAGGGCCAAGGGAAGGGTACGACGCTCAGCTTCGAGGACGATCTCGGCCTGCCGGACAAGAAGACCGTACCGTCGCTCTCCTTCGAGTGGCAGTTCGCGCGAAAACACCGCCTCGGCGTCCGCTGGCAGGACATCAACCGAGGGTCGGTGACCCAGGTGCTCGAGGAAATCGAGTGGGGCGGCGAAATCATCCCTATCGATGCCGAGGTCACTCTCGACTTCGACATCCGCAGCCTCTCGGCCGACTACACCTACTACCCATGGATCAAGGAAAGGTGGGCGGGTGGCATCGGGCTCGGTATTCGCTCAATGGGCCTGAGGACCATCCTGAGGGCGGACGGCAGCGAGCTCGAAGCGGAAATTGACGGCACCGCCCCTCTTCCCTACATCAACTTCGAGTACCGGAGGATGCTCGGCGAACGATGGCGCCTCAAGGCCCAGGTCGGCTGGCTCGAGGTGAAGATCAGCGATATCAAGGGCGGCCAGTACATCGGCCGCTTGGCGGCCGAGTACCTCTCCACCAGGCGCTGGGGGTTCGGCGCGGCCATCAACTACTCCGCCATCGACGTTGACTGGGAGTCCATCAAGGGTCCGGAGGAGGACCTATTGACCGCGATCATCGACCTCGATCTCGACGATTTCAGTCTTTACCTTCGATTTCGCTGGTAGGCGTCCCAAGGCTTGAGGCTTGGGATCTGAGGCCGGCGGTCCACGGCTAGAGGTCCGAAAAAACGCCCGGCCACGAATGTGACCGGGCGACTGATGACAGAATTTTTCGGGATCTGGCTTACTTGCCCTTGCCGGCGAGGATCTTGTCCCACTTGTTGCCGAGCTTATCGAGGATGTTCTCGACCTGCTTGATCTGTTTCTCCGGCTTGGCCTTGACCGTCACTGTGCCGGTGCCGCGCCAGACCATCTTCTTGTCTGTCGCGTCATATGCGTCGATGATCAGGGTTCCATCGGTGTAGGTTTGCTGCTGAGTCGTCGAGCTTCCCATGCTGCCGCCCCAACCGTACCAACCGCCGTGGTATCCGCCGTAGCCGTAGTTGGTGGTGGTATAGCTCGACCGCTTCTCGGTCGTGTAATGGTAGGTCACGAAGATATCAGGATTCTCCTGCACCTCTACGAGGCCGCCCTCGCGGAGCTCCTTGATGATCATGGTGGCGACGCGATCTGCCATCATCTGATTGCCCTGAATATTGCTGTCCGTGGTGTCAACGTACTGAAACGTCTTGACGCTGCCAAAGTCGTAATCGTGGGCGAAGTCGATGGTGACCTTTTGAGCTGCCGCCGGCGCCGCGATCAGGGCCAGCACGAATACCAATCCAAGTGCTCTCTTCATTTCCGATCTCCTTTCACGAGGTCAAACTCTAGTGAATCAAAGCGTATTCCACTCCGCGGAAAGGGAAATTTAGCACCATACCCCACCTCGCGCAACGAAGCCGCACGGTAGCGCTCGAGCGTGTCGTTGCTCGAACTCGCTGGGTGAGACGGCGGCCCTCAGTTCGACGACTTTGAATTGGTCTCGACCTGCGCCAGGTACTCACGAATAGCCCGCAGATTGCGCGCCGCACCAGGATGCTCCGGCATGCCGGACGCCGCCCGCTCCAGGAAGACCTCCGCTTCGGCGTACCGGCCCATCTCGGCCAGCAGAAGACCCAGCGAGTAGGCCACCTCGTACTGCTCCGGATAGGCATCGAGGATCGAGCGCAACAGCGCCTCCGCCTCCTCGTTGCGGCCCTGCGCGTTCAGCAGCACGGCGAGGTTCGCCTTGGCGGGAAAGAAGAGATCGTCGATCGCGATCGCGATCCGATAGTACCGCTCGGCCTCGGCTGCGTCACCGAGCCGCGCAGCCAGATTCCCCAGATTGTGGCCGGCAAAAGCGAAATCGAGGGAGTACTCCATTGCCTGCCGGTACTCAGTCAGAGCCTCGGCAAGGGCCTCGCGTTGGTACGGCTTCAGTATCTCATTCGGCACATCGGCGAGCTGCACCGCAGCCTGCATCCGCACCGCCCGCATCGGATCGAAAAGCAGAGGCGCCACCAAACCGACGAGTTCTCCGGGGCTGGCGGCAACCACGCTGCTGACGGCCGTATAGCGCATCAAGGGTTCAGCGTCAGCCAGCGCCACCGCAAAGGCACGTGTGCTCTCCTCGCCCGGGTACCGGCCGAGCAGCGAGAGCGCGGTGGCACGCACGATCGCCGGATACAGCTCATCACCGGCAAGCCGAATGAGATCGTCCCGTGCTTCCGGACGACCCTCTCGGCCCGCGGCGATCGTCGGTCCATAGTGAGGTTTCTTGGCCAGGCCGTACCACCTCTCGAATGCGTCCACCGACCAGCTCAGAGGCTTGTCGTCGTGACACCCTCCCTGGGAGCACGCGTTGGGGGTGCCGAGTTCCTGACTGAGATCCGGCCGCGGCACGCGAAGGCTGTGGTCCGCGCGTTCATCGATCACCATGTACGGCCGCTCGGGCATGTGGCATTTGACGCACAGGGCGCCATCGGAGGGCTTGCCCTGGTGAATTTTCTTGTGGAAGTGGTGGTCCGCGGTGTCGTAGGCGTCGGCTCGGTGGCACTGGAGACAGAGGTCGTTGCCGTCGAACTTGAGCTTCAAGCTGTGGGCGTCATGGCAATCCGAGCAGCGGACATCATTGGCGTACATCTTGGACTGCGTGAAGGAACCCCAGACGTAGACCTCTTCGAGGATCTGTCCGTCGGCGTAATAGAGGCCCTCATCGAGCAGTGACGGCAGATGGCTGTCGAATAAAGCTGTGGTCGTGTGGTTCCAATCTCCAAGCTCGGTGCGTCGCGCGTGGCACGGTGCGCAAAGCTCGACCTGCTGATGGGAGCTGATCCCACTGGTGGGCACAACCAGACCGTAATAGTCGACCTCCGGGCGGGCCATCGGTTGGATCTCGGCCCAGGTGACGTGATCCGAGCCAGGACCGTGGCACGCCTCGCAGCTGACGTCGATCTCGGACCAGGTGGTGTCATAGGTGCTGGTCGACGCATCGAAGTTCTTTCGCAGGTCGGTCGAGTGGCATTCCGCGCACATGGCATTCCAGGTCTGAGCTGCGCGAGTCCAGTGGAGCCAATCGTCGGGCGGGATCTCCTGATCCGGATAGAGGTCGAACCACTCGTTCAGGTCCGAATCCCAGGCAATCGTGAGGCACTGGAGCCTCCCTCCGGGGAACGGCACCAGATACTGCTGGAGCGGTTCGTGGCCGAAGGTGTGAGTGATCTCGAAGTCGGCCATCTCCCCGTCCGGTCCCTGGGTGTTGACGAAGAACCGACCATCTCGCTTGAAGAAGGCCGAAGTCACCCCTTTCGATGTGAAGAGCGTGTCACCGAAATCGCCATATACCGTCTCCTCTGTCGCCACGTCCATCGCCAGGTCGTGGTCAGAGCCCTTCCAGCTCTCGAACGCCGCTTCGTGGCACGGCCGGCAGGCTTCGCGCCCGACAAATCCGGGCCCGGCGTCCGCCACCTCCTCACGGTTTGCCGCCGACCCCACGCGGATCAGCCATGCCGGAACGCTGAGCACGATCACCGCGGAAGCGACCACGCCGATCAGCTGCCAGCGCTCGAGCGGTGAGTAATTCACGACCGCACCACCTGCGATTCCGAGAAGGCCCGGCGCCTCACAGCCTGCCGGACATCGACCTTCACGATGTCGTTCTCGATGCGCACCGGAAAGGTGTCCAGCGGCCGCGGCGCCGGCGGGCTCAGGACGTTGCCCGTGATGTCGAATGACGACGCGTGACAGGGGCAAACGAAGCGGTGTTCGGCGTCGATCCATGGAACGGTGCAGCCGAGGTGGGTGCACTCGCGATGGAGTGCGAGGAAACCACCGTCGTCGAGCCGCGCGAGATAAAACTTGCCCTCGGGAAAAGCAGTCACCGATCCCGGTTCGAAGCGGTCCACCGGCCCCGCAACCACGACCGAACCGCCTTCGTCAGCCGTTTTTCGGTTCCGGCGGGGTTTGAAGAAATCGGTGACGATCCACACTGCCTCGGCAAAGGCCACTCCCCCGAGCAGCAACCACGCCTTCCAGAGAAAGCTCCGTCGCGATCCCCTTTGACCCTCTGTCATAGGGACCTTCCGACGGTGACGTGCCCCGTGAACTCATGCGGAGGAGAAAAGGGGAAAAGGGGAAAAGGGGAACGAAGAGAATGTGCAGAGTCCCACTGCTCCTCTTCTCCTTTTCTCCTCTGCGCAAGGTTTTGGTGTTGCCTAATCATTGCCTCATCCCCATGGCCAAACCAATGCCATACCGGGACCTCGGAACCAAACGCCGGTCACAGTCAACGCTGCAAGCGCAGCCAGGATGAGGACGAAAACCGCCTGCACGACCTCCGCCTTGACAGCGCCGAACCGCCTGATCAGCAACCATCGAAATCCAATCAACCCAAAGGCCATCAACGCCAACGGCACCAGCCCTCTGCTGACCAGCGACGGCAATCCCGCGCCGGGCTGGAGAACGAACTCGTCGAGGACAACCAGTACTGCGGCGGAAAGGAATCCAACCACTGCCGCGAGGACTGAGCTTTTTCTGCCGATTTCGGTCAGGAACCACGGCCCGGAGAGTTCTTCCGGATATCGCAGGTACGGGATTCCGAGCAATGCCAGCGCAACCAGGCCGGGAATGACAACCACGGCAATCAAAGGATGGAAGTGGAGCTGCAGTTCCTGGAAGCCGACGAAGTACCACGGCGCCTTGGCCGGATTGGTGCTCATCCCAGGGTTTGCCGGAGCGCCGAGCGGCGCATCGACGAACACCGATAGTGCAACCACGCAGGCAATCAGAACCAGGGCAACCGCGAGCTCGCGTGTCAGGAGCTCGGGCAGGGTCGAAACCAGCTCAGGTTTCTGTTCGGCGACCTCTGAAGACGGTCGAGGATCCACCACGCCTCCGGCCTTGCGCACCCGCCAGAAGTGGAAGCCCATCATCACCACCAGGGCAACCGGCACGAGGGTGGTGTGAAAGGCGAAGAAAATAACCAGGGTGGTGGGCCCGATTTCTGCACCACCACGTGCCACGCCCTGCAACCATTCGCCGATCCACGGAACGTATCCCAACATCCCGGTGCAGATCGTGACCGCCCAATATGCGAGCTGGTCCCACGGCAGGAGGTAGCCCGTGAAGTTGGATGCCAGCACGCCGGCGAGTAACCCCAGGCCGATGACCCAGTTGAAGCGGCGCGGGCCGTGGAAGCCACCCGTGAAGAAGACCCGCAGCATGTGCAGGAGGACCACCGCCACCAGGATGTTGGCGCTCCAGTGATGGATGTTCCGCACCAACCCGCCGAAGGCGAACTGATCCTGGAGACCCGCGACCGAGTCGTACGCTCGTTCGGGACTCGGCTCGTAGGCGAGCATCAACAGCACACCTGTGAAGACCATCAACCCGATCAGGGTGAGCGAACTCCCGCCGAGGCCGAAGGTGTGCGTGTACCGGAGGGTGCTCTTTCGCACCCGCACCGGTCGCATGTGGAGGAAGAAGTACTCGATGATCGTGCGCCGCTGCTCGCGTTCGGTCCGCGGCACGATCGGACGCGGGAAGACCGAGCGCCAGACCTCAGTCACGAGAGTCCAGCTTTTTTTGCCTTCTCCCTGAACGGCGGGTTTCGGTTCGGGCATCGATTTGAATATAGCAAGCTCACAGAGCGCCCTTCCATGAGCTGGGCGATACCGGTTGCTACAATCTATTCGCGGCCGCTCGGCGAGGCCGAAGATCAACCGCCGGTGTTCGATGATGAGAACTGTTTCAATCAAGCCCAAGAGGATGAGTGCAGGAGTCG is a genomic window of Acidobacteriota bacterium containing:
- a CDS encoding tetratricopeptide repeat protein, whose protein sequence is MNYSPLERWQLIGVVASAVIVLSVPAWLIRVGSAANREEVADAGPGFVGREACRPCHEAAFESWKGSDHDLAMDVATEETVYGDFGDTLFTSKGVTSAFFKRDGRFFVNTQGPDGEMADFEITHTFGHEPLQQYLVPFPGGRLQCLTIAWDSDLNEWFDLYPDQEIPPDDWLHWTRAAQTWNAMCAECHSTDLRKNFDASTSTYDTTWSEIDVSCEACHGPGSDHVTWAEIQPMARPEVDYYGLVVPTSGISSHQQVELCAPCHARRTELGDWNHTTTALFDSHLPSLLDEGLYYADGQILEEVYVWGSFTQSKMYANDVRCSDCHDAHSLKLKFDGNDLCLQCHRADAYDTADHHFHKKIHQGKPSDGALCVKCHMPERPYMVIDERADHSLRVPRPDLSQELGTPNACSQGGCHDDKPLSWSVDAFERWYGLAKKPHYGPTIAAGREGRPEARDDLIRLAGDELYPAIVRATALSLLGRYPGEESTRAFAVALADAEPLMRYTAVSSVVAASPGELVGLVAPLLFDPMRAVRMQAAVQLADVPNEILKPYQREALAEALTEYRQAMEYSLDFAFAGHNLGNLAARLGDAAEAERYYRIAIAIDDLFFPAKANLAVLLNAQGRNEEAEALLRSILDAYPEQYEVAYSLGLLLAEMGRYAEAEVFLERAASGMPEHPGAARNLRAIREYLAQVETNSKSSN
- a CDS encoding Rieske (2Fe-2S) protein codes for the protein MTEGQRGSRRSFLWKAWLLLGGVAFAEAVWIVTDFFKPRRNRKTADEGGSVVVAGPVDRFEPGSVTAFPEGKFYLARLDDGGFLALHRECTHLGCTVPWIDAEHRFVCPCHASSFDITGNVLSPPAPRPLDTFPVRIENDIVKVDVRQAVRRRAFSESQVVRS
- a CDS encoding cytochrome b N-terminal domain-containing protein, which gives rise to MPEPKPAVQGEGKKSWTLVTEVWRSVFPRPIVPRTEREQRRTIIEYFFLHMRPVRVRKSTLRYTHTFGLGGSSLTLIGLMVFTGVLLMLAYEPSPERAYDSVAGLQDQFAFGGLVRNIHHWSANILVAVVLLHMLRVFFTGGFHGPRRFNWVIGLGLLAGVLASNFTGYLLPWDQLAYWAVTICTGMLGYVPWIGEWLQGVARGGAEIGPTTLVIFFAFHTTLVPVALVVMMGFHFWRVRKAGGVVDPRPSSEVAEQKPELVSTLPELLTRELAVALVLIACVVALSVFVDAPLGAPANPGMSTNPAKAPWYFVGFQELQLHFHPLIAVVVIPGLVALALLGIPYLRYPEELSGPWFLTEIGRKSSVLAAVVGFLSAAVLVVLDEFVLQPGAGLPSLVSRGLVPLALMAFGLIGFRWLLIRRFGAVKAEVVQAVFVLILAALAALTVTGVWFRGPGMALVWPWG